The following are encoded together in the uncultured Draconibacterium sp. genome:
- a CDS encoding PAS domain-containing sensor histidine kinase, with protein sequence MLLKRISDILIIKFWAAHEKSVQKQLIQLLFIWGIVAVLSVIALTLHLFDVDSGHCLICDIMLSAVSFMAVACALNGKVDCAVNSIFSVPVFIYAFYISDFNSHVSPIETVHQSSWWLMAGLIFLYYYSRLETRIVLYFFVSLALLSFQLFVTDHLFDSFTYYTPFITNPLLIFTAFFLTTFYLRKRLISLIEKLEDQLKMHAEGITKVLQSSSFLIARLTAERDEDGNVVQLIVEKVNHAFESGFKINLYEVQGQKAEYVFNLIFKGKFDVDKTVLFNKRKVSEFHANSMDKWFKIHVLNPNYNIYYIAFEDITKTKNKIAELEANKRRYKVLLEAIPDIFFVIDKDGIYEDFVIKESDLFKIEDANIIGSSIYDAGFPDRMADKIYSCIQDCIKTNSIESIEYSLNTPNGTFLFEMRLAKLNARSVISVARDITKRKTAEFSLEKALVRAEESDKLKSAFLSNLSHEIRTPMNIITNFSRMLASPEMDSMERLELTDAINQNGQQLINMIDNTIHLSKIETESISINNSYCRVNQILRDIYNKVSPNIPDSKDIRMKLVLDVANPEFGFETDIDVLKETLSILVDNAVKYTNSGLVELGYEMIMNNQIKFIVSDTGIGIPKDDFENIFSRFYRVQNKINQTTSGSGIGLPIAQHYVSLLGGELEFHSTLDKGSEFWFILPFKEGRGYMRLV encoded by the coding sequence TTGTTGTTAAAGAGAATTTCAGACATACTAATCATTAAATTTTGGGCTGCTCACGAAAAATCGGTGCAAAAGCAGCTTATTCAACTTCTATTTATTTGGGGGATTGTTGCTGTATTGTCTGTTATCGCATTAACACTTCATCTGTTCGATGTCGATTCCGGGCACTGCCTGATTTGTGACATCATGTTATCGGCAGTTTCGTTTATGGCTGTGGCCTGTGCTTTAAATGGCAAGGTCGACTGTGCAGTAAACAGCATATTTTCGGTACCCGTATTTATTTATGCCTTTTACATTTCTGATTTTAACTCGCATGTTTCGCCCATTGAAACGGTTCACCAATCATCGTGGTGGCTAATGGCCGGGCTTATTTTTCTGTATTATTATTCAAGACTCGAAACGCGTATTGTTCTTTATTTCTTTGTTTCGCTGGCACTACTGTCATTTCAATTGTTTGTTACCGATCATTTATTTGATTCATTCACCTACTACACCCCCTTTATAACCAATCCTCTGCTTATTTTTACAGCATTCTTTTTAACAACATTTTACCTGCGAAAACGATTGATTTCGTTAATTGAGAAACTGGAAGATCAGCTTAAAATGCATGCAGAGGGCATAACCAAAGTACTTCAGAGTTCGTCGTTTTTGATTGCACGTTTAACTGCCGAACGAGACGAAGATGGCAATGTGGTGCAATTAATTGTAGAAAAGGTAAACCATGCTTTTGAGTCGGGATTTAAAATTAATCTTTACGAAGTCCAGGGACAAAAAGCAGAATATGTTTTCAACCTTATTTTTAAAGGAAAATTCGACGTTGACAAGACGGTTCTTTTTAACAAACGAAAAGTTAGTGAATTTCATGCGAATAGCATGGACAAGTGGTTTAAAATTCATGTATTAAACCCAAATTACAACATCTATTATATTGCTTTTGAAGACATAACAAAAACGAAAAATAAAATTGCAGAGTTGGAGGCCAACAAACGAAGGTACAAAGTATTGCTGGAGGCCATTCCTGATATCTTCTTTGTAATTGACAAGGATGGTATTTACGAAGACTTTGTTATTAAAGAGAGTGATCTTTTTAAAATTGAAGACGCAAATATTATTGGCAGTTCGATTTACGATGCTGGCTTTCCGGACCGAATGGCAGATAAAATCTATTCATGCATTCAGGATTGTATAAAAACCAATTCGATTGAATCAATTGAATATTCGTTAAATACGCCCAACGGAACATTTTTATTCGAAATGAGACTGGCAAAATTAAATGCCCGTTCCGTTATTTCGGTAGCCCGCGATATTACAAAACGCAAAACCGCTGAGTTTAGCCTCGAAAAAGCATTGGTACGTGCCGAAGAATCAGACAAATTAAAATCAGCATTCTTGTCAAATCTTTCGCACGAGATACGTACACCAATGAATATTATTACCAACTTCTCCCGAATGTTGGCATCGCCAGAAATGGACAGTATGGAACGACTTGAACTAACAGATGCAATCAATCAGAATGGTCAGCAGTTAATAAACATGATTGATAATACCATCCATTTATCAAAAATAGAAACGGAATCCATCAGCATAAACAATTCGTACTGCCGGGTAAATCAGATTTTGCGAGACATTTACAACAAGGTTTCGCCCAATATTCCTGATTCGAAAGATATACGAATGAAATTGGTACTTGATGTGGCCAATCCTGAATTCGGTTTTGAAACTGACATTGATGTGTTAAAAGAAACACTTTCAATTTTAGTCGATAATGCAGTTAAATACACAAACTCGGGTTTGGTGGAACTGGGTTACGAAATGATAATGAACAACCAAATAAAATTTATCGTTTCCGATACTGGAATTGGGATTCCCAAAGACGATTTTGAAAACATATTTAGTCGTTTTTATCGCGTTCAAAATAAAATTAACCAAACAACTTCGGGTTCAGGAATTGGTTTGCCAATTGCCCAACACTATGTTTCTTTATTGGGTGGCGAATTGGAGTTCCACTCAACGCTTGACAAAGGCAGCGAGTTTTGGTTCATATTGCCTTTTAAAGAAGGTCGTGGTTACATGAGATTGGTGTAA
- a CDS encoding DUF5103 domain-containing protein has protein sequence MKSRIVAQILLLFLSVSGFAQQHFYYENAVYKENIKTVLAYRDGFVLSNPIVALGEDISLIFTFDDLSAEVKDYYYTIIHCDADWNESYIQQEEYLEGFTENPVDDYGMSFNTAFDYVNYRIELPNTHVKVKYSGNYALVVYEAGDKENRVLTKRFQVYENAVGIDGTVKRAAQDAFKGSNHQIEFKVYHPNVPILNPRDEVKVVIMQNYRWDNAIRNLKPLYVRDKMLDYSYTRENIFPAGNEFRYFDNRTNRMNGENVIATDFHRPYFHKTLVSDDVRSNKKFFAYTEMNGKYAIESQDQEVQTPETECDYTFVHFTLLMDAPLLGGSVNVFGALSNWNANKSNEMTYNFETGAYELSMLLKQGYYNYQYVYVAQGSSTADHTNIEGSFWETENDYQIFVYYRDLAGRYDRLVGYRLLNSLENK, from the coding sequence ATGAAATCCAGGATTGTTGCTCAAATACTACTTTTATTTCTTTCCGTTTCCGGCTTTGCACAACAGCACTTTTATTACGAAAATGCTGTTTACAAAGAAAACATTAAAACGGTTTTGGCTTATCGCGATGGTTTTGTTCTATCGAATCCTATAGTTGCGCTGGGTGAAGATATAAGCCTGATTTTTACTTTTGATGACCTGTCGGCAGAAGTGAAAGATTATTATTACACCATCATTCATTGCGATGCCGACTGGAACGAAAGTTACATTCAGCAGGAAGAGTATCTGGAAGGTTTTACAGAGAATCCGGTGGACGACTACGGGATGTCGTTTAATACAGCGTTTGACTACGTAAACTATCGGATAGAGCTACCTAATACACATGTAAAAGTTAAATATTCAGGCAATTATGCACTCGTTGTTTACGAGGCAGGAGATAAGGAAAACCGCGTATTAACAAAGCGCTTTCAGGTATACGAAAATGCGGTAGGAATTGATGGAACAGTTAAACGGGCTGCACAAGATGCATTTAAAGGCAGCAATCATCAGATTGAATTTAAAGTATATCATCCGAATGTGCCTATCTTAAATCCGCGCGACGAAGTGAAAGTGGTTATCATGCAAAATTACCGTTGGGACAATGCCATCAGAAATTTAAAACCCTTGTATGTGCGCGATAAAATGCTGGATTACTCGTATACACGCGAAAATATTTTCCCGGCAGGAAACGAATTTCGGTATTTCGATAACCGTACCAATCGAATGAACGGGGAGAATGTTATTGCAACTGATTTTCATCGTCCGTATTTTCATAAAACATTAGTAAGCGATGATGTAAGATCGAATAAGAAATTTTTTGCCTATACCGAAATGAATGGTAAATATGCCATTGAAAGTCAGGATCAGGAGGTGCAGACTCCGGAAACGGAATGCGACTATACTTTTGTGCATTTTACTTTGCTAATGGATGCTCCTTTGCTGGGTGGTTCGGTAAATGTATTTGGTGCTTTATCGAACTGGAATGCAAACAAGAGCAACGAAATGACCTACAATTTTGAAACCGGTGCTTATGAATTGAGTATGTTGTTAAAACAAGGGTACTACAATTATCAATACGTTTATGTTGCGCAGGGATCAAGCACCGCCGACCATACCAATATTGAAGGTAGCTTTTGGGAAACCGAAAACGATTATCAGATTTTTGTGTACTACCGCGATTTGGCCGGACGTTACGACAGGTTGGTTGGTTACCGTTTATTAAACTCTTTGGAAAATAAATAA
- a CDS encoding Na(+)-translocating NADH-quinone reductase subunit A has product MSEVVKLRKGLNIKLKGSAEKVLEKLPTPATVALKPTDFQGLTPKLSVKVDAEVKAGDALFYDKYNPEIVFTAPVGGKVLSINRGERRKILEVVIETSEKAGSVEFKKADPGTLSSEEVKEQILKSGLWSFIKKRPYGIIALPDEQPKAIYISTFDTAPLAPDFNFIVDGNMDTFQTGVNALAKLTEGKVILGVNAGSTFTGVKNVEINTFEGPHPAGNVGIQIANTKPLNKGEVVWTINVQDVLFIGRLFKTGKVDFTKTVALTGSEVSAPKYYQTVLGAPVASLTEGKLIDADYKQRIISGNVLTGTKVKKQCYLGFYDSQISVIPEGDEFELFGWADPGFGKFSATKTFFGKLFPKKEYTLNANLHGGERAFVLSGQYEKLVPIDILPVYLLKAILVNDIDKMEQLGIYEVVEEDLALCEYACTSKIEVQKILREGINTMIKELG; this is encoded by the coding sequence ATGTCAGAAGTAGTTAAGTTAAGGAAAGGGCTCAATATTAAGCTGAAAGGAAGTGCTGAAAAAGTACTTGAGAAATTGCCGACTCCGGCAACAGTTGCTCTAAAACCCACCGATTTCCAAGGACTTACTCCAAAATTAAGTGTAAAGGTTGATGCGGAAGTTAAAGCCGGTGACGCTTTATTTTACGACAAATACAACCCAGAAATCGTTTTTACTGCTCCGGTAGGTGGAAAAGTACTTTCGATTAACCGTGGTGAACGACGTAAAATTTTGGAAGTAGTTATTGAGACAAGTGAAAAAGCAGGTTCGGTTGAATTTAAAAAAGCTGATCCAGGCACTTTGTCGTCGGAAGAAGTGAAAGAGCAAATCCTGAAAAGCGGATTGTGGTCATTCATCAAAAAACGTCCGTATGGTATAATTGCCCTACCCGACGAGCAACCAAAAGCGATTTACATTTCAACATTCGACACGGCTCCATTGGCACCTGATTTCAACTTTATTGTTGACGGGAACATGGATACTTTTCAGACCGGAGTGAATGCTTTGGCTAAATTAACCGAAGGGAAAGTTATTCTTGGCGTAAACGCCGGCAGCACTTTTACCGGAGTTAAAAATGTTGAGATAAATACTTTTGAAGGACCTCATCCTGCAGGTAATGTTGGGATACAGATAGCAAATACAAAACCTCTTAACAAAGGTGAAGTAGTATGGACAATCAATGTACAGGATGTACTGTTTATCGGTCGTTTATTTAAAACCGGTAAAGTAGATTTCACAAAAACGGTTGCATTAACCGGTTCTGAAGTTTCGGCACCGAAATACTACCAAACCGTTTTGGGAGCTCCTGTTGCTAGCTTAACCGAAGGCAAACTGATTGATGCCGACTACAAACAACGCATCATTAGCGGAAACGTTTTAACCGGAACAAAGGTTAAAAAACAATGTTACCTCGGATTCTACGATTCGCAGATATCTGTTATTCCCGAAGGAGATGAGTTTGAATTATTTGGCTGGGCCGATCCTGGTTTCGGAAAATTCAGTGCTACTAAAACATTCTTCGGAAAACTGTTCCCTAAAAAAGAATATACACTTAATGCCAACCTTCATGGTGGCGAACGTGCTTTTGTTCTTTCCGGTCAATACGAAAAACTGGTTCCCATCGACATCCTTCCGGTTTATTTGCTAAAAGCAATTTTAGTAAACGACATCGACAAGATGGAACAATTGGGAATTTACGAGGTAGTAGAAGAAGACCTTGCTCTTTGTGAATATGCCTGTACTTCTAAAATTGAAGTTCAGAAAATTTTGAGGGAAGGTATAAACACTATGATTAAAGAATTAGGATAA
- a CDS encoding NADH:ubiquinone reductase (Na(+)-transporting) subunit B, whose product MKFIKNFFERTEPLVQKGAKYSWLGSVHEGFFTFLFVSKDTSKSGTHIHDFIDLKRTMSIVVLALVPALLFGMYNVGFQHFKAIGELASTGFFGIFFYGLLKVIPVIAVSYIVGLGIEFVFAQLRGHGIHEGFLVSGILIPMVMPIETPLWMVAIATAFAVILGKEVFGGTGMNIWNPALVARAFLFFAYPAQMSGESVWVALSSSDKVIDGFSGATPMANAAAGHLNYSVADAFFGFIPGSIGETSAFAILIGALFLIVTGIGSWKIMLSTLAGGAVMGLILNAASGSEALSAANQVYFSMPFWHHLILGGFMFGAIFMATDPVSAAQTEKGKYIYGFLIGILAIIIRVINPAFPEGMMLAILLMNTFAPLIDHYVVGGNIKKRMKRAKISA is encoded by the coding sequence ATGAAATTCATTAAAAACTTTTTTGAAAGGACTGAACCTCTCGTTCAGAAAGGAGCTAAATACAGTTGGCTCGGCTCTGTGCACGAAGGATTCTTCACCTTTCTATTTGTATCAAAAGATACTTCCAAATCGGGAACACACATTCACGATTTCATAGATTTGAAGCGTACCATGTCGATTGTTGTTCTTGCACTTGTACCTGCCCTTTTATTTGGTATGTACAACGTAGGGTTTCAACATTTTAAAGCAATTGGTGAACTTGCCTCAACCGGATTTTTCGGAATATTCTTTTATGGTTTATTAAAGGTAATTCCTGTAATTGCTGTTTCGTACATTGTAGGTTTAGGAATTGAATTTGTATTTGCACAACTACGTGGACACGGAATTCATGAAGGATTCCTGGTTTCGGGTATTCTTATACCAATGGTAATGCCAATTGAAACTCCACTATGGATGGTTGCTATTGCCACAGCCTTTGCCGTTATTTTAGGTAAAGAAGTTTTTGGCGGTACCGGAATGAACATTTGGAACCCGGCACTGGTAGCACGTGCATTCTTGTTCTTTGCTTATCCTGCGCAAATGTCGGGCGAATCAGTTTGGGTAGCCTTAAGCAGCAGCGATAAAGTAATCGACGGTTTTTCGGGTGCCACTCCAATGGCAAACGCAGCTGCCGGTCATTTAAACTACAGTGTTGCCGATGCATTCTTCGGATTTATTCCCGGATCGATTGGTGAAACTTCGGCTTTTGCAATTTTAATTGGTGCACTGTTTTTAATAGTAACCGGAATTGGAAGCTGGAAAATTATGCTATCAACGCTGGCCGGTGGAGCCGTTATGGGCCTTATCTTAAACGCAGCATCGGGCAGTGAAGCACTATCAGCAGCAAACCAGGTATATTTCTCAATGCCTTTCTGGCATCACCTAATTTTAGGAGGATTTATGTTTGGTGCTATTTTTATGGCAACCGACCCAGTTTCGGCAGCACAAACTGAAAAAGGAAAATACATCTACGGATTCCTGATTGGTATTCTTGCCATCATAATTCGTGTGATCAACCCGGCCTTCCCTGAAGGTATGATGTTGGCAATTCTTTTGATGAACACATTTGCTCCGCTTATCGACCACTACGTTGTAGGAGGTAATATTAAGAAGCGAATGAAACGAGCAAAAATTTCTGCATAA
- the nqrC gene encoding NADH:ubiquinone reductase (Na(+)-transporting) subunit C, with protein sequence MDRNSNTYTFLYAAIMVIVVAAVLASVSMALKPAQKKNVAIEKKQNILASVNIQSTAADAEAIYAEKIVGEYVVTVKGDQVDGDAFTTDLKKERAKDDADMLLPVFEVKTDDGLKYVLPLYGAGLWGPIWGYVSLSDDMNTIYGANFDHEGETPGLGAEISTTMFEAPFKGKTIFDESGKLVSILVAKVGQVAPEEHKVDAISGGTITSKGLEKMLQDDFTAYEEFLNKKK encoded by the coding sequence ATGGACAGAAATAGTAATACTTATACATTTTTATATGCAGCGATAATGGTAATTGTTGTTGCAGCGGTTCTTGCTTCAGTTTCGATGGCGTTAAAACCTGCGCAGAAAAAGAACGTAGCGATTGAAAAAAAACAAAACATTCTGGCTTCGGTAAATATTCAGAGCACGGCAGCTGATGCTGAGGCTATTTACGCCGAGAAAATTGTTGGCGAATATGTTGTAACCGTAAAAGGAGACCAGGTAGATGGCGATGCGTTTACCACTGACCTGAAAAAGGAACGTGCAAAAGACGACGCAGATATGTTACTTCCTGTGTTTGAAGTAAAAACCGACGACGGATTAAAATATGTACTTCCATTATATGGTGCCGGACTTTGGGGACCTATTTGGGGATATGTTTCGTTAAGCGATGATATGAACACTATTTACGGTGCAAACTTCGATCACGAAGGTGAAACACCGGGATTGGGTGCTGAGATATCGACAACAATGTTTGAGGCTCCTTTCAAAGGAAAAACAATCTTTGATGAGTCTGGAAAACTGGTTTCGATATTAGTTGCCAAAGTTGGACAGGTAGCTCCTGAAGAGCATAAAGTTGATGCCATTTCGGGAGGTACAATTACAAGTAAAGGTTTGGAGAAAATGCTTCAGGACGACTTTACTGCTTATGAAGAATTCTTAAATAAGAAAAAATAA
- a CDS encoding NADH:ubiquinone reductase (Na(+)-transporting) subunit D, translating to MSEPLFSKKNLKLLSDPLNDSNPITVQVLGICSALAVTAQLKPAVVMAISVTAVLALANVIVSMLRNTIPNRIRIIVQLVVIAALVILVDQVLKAYVYDVSKQLSVFVGLIITNCILMGRLEAFALGNRPWQSFLDGIGNGAGYGVILIVVGFFRELLGAGTLFGFRIIPESWYVINGGFYVNNGLMVLSPMALIVVGIIIWVQRSRNSKLIEN from the coding sequence ATGAGCGAACCATTATTTTCAAAGAAAAATTTAAAATTACTGTCGGATCCATTAAACGACAGTAACCCGATTACCGTGCAGGTATTGGGTATTTGCTCGGCACTGGCAGTTACTGCGCAGCTAAAACCTGCTGTTGTAATGGCCATTTCGGTAACTGCGGTTTTAGCTTTGGCAAACGTAATTGTATCGATGCTACGAAACACAATTCCAAACCGTATCCGGATTATTGTTCAGCTGGTTGTAATTGCAGCCCTGGTAATTTTAGTTGACCAGGTACTTAAAGCATATGTTTACGATGTAAGTAAGCAACTTTCGGTTTTTGTTGGTTTAATTATTACCAACTGTATCCTTATGGGACGTTTGGAAGCTTTTGCGTTGGGTAACCGCCCATGGCAATCGTTTCTTGATGGTATTGGAAACGGTGCCGGTTATGGTGTAATTTTAATTGTAGTAGGTTTCTTCCGCGAGTTACTCGGAGCAGGAACTTTATTCGGATTTAGAATTATCCCCGAAAGCTGGTACGTTATCAACGGAGGTTTCTATGTAAACAACGGTTTAATGGTACTTTCTCCAATGGCGTTGATCGTAGTTGGAATTATTATTTGGGTACAACGTAGCCGTAATAGTAAATTAATCGAAAACTAG
- the nqrE gene encoding NADH:ubiquinone reductase (Na(+)-transporting) subunit E, translating to MENLINIFVKSIFIENMVFAYFFGMCSYLAVSKKVSTAAGLGIAVVFVLGITVPVNYLLENYVLNEGALAWLGEGFADVDLSFLRFIMFIAIIASMVQLVEMVVEKFAPVLYNQLGIFLPLIAVNCAILGGSLFLQQKAFINVGEATVYGIGSGVGWLLAIVGIAAIREKIEYSNVPAPLRGLGITFIVTGLMGLAFMGFGGIKL from the coding sequence ATGGAAAATCTGATTAATATTTTTGTTAAGTCAATTTTTATCGAGAACATGGTGTTTGCATACTTCTTCGGAATGTGCTCGTACCTTGCAGTTTCGAAAAAAGTAAGTACTGCAGCCGGTTTAGGAATTGCAGTGGTTTTTGTGTTGGGAATTACAGTTCCGGTAAACTACCTTTTAGAAAACTATGTACTAAACGAAGGTGCTTTGGCTTGGTTGGGCGAAGGATTTGCCGACGTTGATTTAAGCTTCTTACGCTTTATCATGTTTATTGCCATTATTGCATCGATGGTGCAATTGGTAGAAATGGTTGTTGAAAAATTTGCTCCTGTATTATACAACCAGTTGGGTATTTTCTTACCTCTTATTGCAGTAAACTGTGCAATTCTTGGAGGTTCGTTATTCCTTCAACAAAAAGCATTTATTAATGTTGGCGAAGCTACCGTTTACGGAATTGGCTCGGGAGTAGGTTGGTTACTTGCCATTGTTGGTATTGCTGCCATCAGAGAAAAAATCGAATACTCAAACGTACCTGCACCATTGCGCGGACTGGGAATTACATTTATTGTAACCGGTTTAATGGGATTGGCATTTATGGGATTCGGCGGAATTAAATTGTAA